Part of the Mauremys mutica isolate MM-2020 ecotype Southern chromosome 1, ASM2049712v1, whole genome shotgun sequence genome is shown below.
atgggtttccctaactgtggaggggcgatagatgggacgcatattcctattctggcaccaccccatcTAGCATCCAAGTAcgttaattggaaggggtatttctctatggttctccaggcgcttgtggatcaccgtgggcatttcattgatattaacgcaggctggcccggaaaggtgcataatgcatgcatctttcggaacactagcctgttcaggaagctgctagccgggacttttttcccagagcggaagatcacagtaggggacgtcaaaatgcccattgtgatccttggagaccccgcttacccgttaatgctgtggctcatgaaaccgtacacagggagccttgacagcagcaaggaatgattcaactacaggctgagctggtgccaaatgactgtggagtgttcttttggccgtttaaagggccgctgatgatctctgtatgggaaatTGGACTTGGGCAAaaacagcatccccgcggttatatccgtgttctgtaccctccataatatttatgaagggaagagggaaagattcagtcaggcatggacctccgaggttcaacgcctggaggctgaatttgcacagccagagagcaggactactagagaggcccagcacagggctgcaaggattagggatgccttgagggaggaatttgaggctgaaaaccaacagtaatgtttggtgccctgcacggaagtgaagtgcagtggttacaatgttagtaggaatctgtgtttgctaagctgatttgcagtgcctgtttctttcctgggctaaggtatctttaactttatgtaataataaagactgttttcaaagccaaaaaatcatttattgaaaagaaaattactttattgaaagaaacacaactttttgggaatctgaaagggcaagggggtgcggaactgtacaatcacagatttgcatatgtcctgtctgtaGTGCTGTGCAaagagtgctgcacttcaggatggctatactgcatggtgatgggggttgagtgcagagggtaagggtcgtagttctcagggctggttgatgaacatacaggtgttggaggcagctggtggtggtaagaacccggatgctggggaatgggggttggagctgacatgggggcacaagggaaagagctttgggacaaggggtgcagggggtggtgggggcggTAGTGCTCCGTCTGCATGGCTAtgagcgcctggatagagtccaCTTGGCactccaggatgcttatcagccgctccgtgctttgcTTCCTGTGCGTTACGTTttccttgcggatcctgctttccctctccctccactcctgcgctttttgattctctgtgagagATTGATGCATCACTTTGTGCAGCATGtcgtctttgctttttcgcggtcTCTTCCGGAGGTTTTGCAGCCTCTCAGCCGGTGATAACACAGacagccgagatctcaaggttgcatctgtaaaggcaaaatgcaatacttaacagaggcagcattgtttgtACCAGACAGAGTAATTCCCCCGCACGTAAGGAGAGCACAtacagtcttcacaatagcataattttcccatcccaaagagagcgaACATAACCCATGGGAGCctcgaaatggtgagtaagggggactgattgtttcagggctgtactgtcctctgggtttctgtgtgttggggagagcaaacagctgcagggggcacctacactgaacactatcccaacattttccacaggattttatcctggaagatatcttgctgctgagggtcacctgggaagcaagggagggtcttctactgcaatgtggattccgccctggcccctatgcagcttgcctgtgtgcagcaatgatcccccacccctcgcggtacagtggcgcggacgtgttagcctgactgggacaaggaccacagtggctctcccaataaacctgcacaagcgcattgcccacgctctggatgagacttttgaagagattaccgaggccaaTTAccacgacgtgatagaccacatcaatgcactattccgcatctaggcatgcatgcatgcaaccctaaccctccctcctctcccgaaaaatttccaccctgaaaataaaagccgcttagcgggaacctgctcctctgtttgtcctccaccaagtaccggctgctgcgactggctaccttcctcctggcttgagaagagctcctggctgcatgcctccagggactctggggtgtcttcccacaccccagtaccctcactgtcgctttcctcctcctcctcctccccctgctctgaagtgtcccagGTGGTCCTCGGTGTGGACTGGAGAACCAAGATTCTGCTTCCTATGAGAGGCAGTGTGTTTCAGTCCAGCAGAGGAATGATGAACACTACACAGAAGCAGTTAAGAGAATGCCAAGCTAAGCAGACAGCCCTTTACAACAAAAGAGCAAAGACCTGAGGCTACTTTGCACAAGGGAGCAGTTCTGGCTTAACCATTAAATTGTCACTTAAAGCAATGGCAAAAGCCAACAGTCGAAAATTCTGTGGAACACAGGTCAAGTAGCTACAGTCTCAGGTCCGTGGTGGAGATTAAATCAAATACAACTGTATAATAGCAACAGAGAGCTGGCACACTTGGACAAACAGGGCCAAGCCCAGGACCAGGAGGACACAGAGAGTCTCAGCTACCAGTTGTCCTGAAATAGGAGAGTCAGAGAAAAAGGTGCATGTGCAATACCGAGGAACAAAAGGATGCCCACCTATAGAATGAAGCCAACAACACGGTGGAAACAAATCCTCCACCAATAGGGATAACCCAAAGAAGAAATAGGAGACTAGTTTGAAGACTAGCATACTTGAAAGACTATGAACCCTAACAAACCACAATGGATTGATAGTAAAGTCCATGTCCCTTTGATGGCTATGTACTAGTAACATCTGGCCCCAGAAAGTCAGCAAGTAGCTTCAGTCTTTTTTGCAGGCATGTCAAtaactgtttttttaatttgctggctgaatcaaaataactggaaaaaatgttttgggttgaccgaaaataataatttttttttccacaaacaGAAAGTGGAAAAGAAAGTTTGGGgtttaattaaacattttgttcaacccaaaacacAGTTTCATATTTTAcccccctttttaattttttaaattaaattgaagTAAATTTTGAAGtgaattttgaataaaaaaatgtcaaaaccaaaatgtttttttttcagaatttcatttttgtttttttatgagtGATCAGAATCTGCATTTTCAGAGGAAAAAGAATTATGTGTGAAAAATGTTGTCCAGCTCTACCATCCATAACAACAAAAATTGTTAAAAGGGAAGATATAACAATTGACATGGAACTTGAAGAGAGGAGCACAGGGTGCAGgaaggaagagtttggaggagtcACCACGTTGTTCctgttgggaggagaaactggtgaTTGAGTCAGGTATTTTCTTTTATGCAATTTTGTTCCTTAACAAAGAACAACATGAGAGAGTTTCCTGGCTCACAGCATCAAGCCtctttgggtatatctacactacagtacAACAGCCACAACTGgctcatgtcagctgactcaggctcaatTCCAGAACAGGACatgtacactgcaattttatagccccacagcctgagccacaagagcctgagtcaactgacatAGGCCAGCAATGGGTGTtctattgctgtgtagacataccctttcaGACCACACCTAGTCCAAAATCTCTCTCTAGGCTTCAGGGGACATACAGATTTACATCTGCCTATGTTTTAGGCAGTGTTCTGTGTTTGGTTTAGGCACCCTATTGTTTCTTTCATTTAACCTGAATGAAAAGCAGCTGTTAACCTCACCAGCTTCAGTGTGGTTTAACTCAACATATATCAGTATTAAACTGACATTAGTCAAAAGTGCAGTGCAATGCCCAATTACCAGCCCTAATGATCGCTGAGGAACTGACTACTACTGGGCTGGCCAGGGCTACTAGCAGCCTGAGACAAGTACTGGGCTTGCAGCACTCCTGTTCCTCTTCACTGCATTTCAGACTGTAGGGAAGGGAATCATTGTTGAGGGGTTCCTCATTCCATAGGTGCTGGACCtagaggtgcagggggtgtggaAGCTCCCCCTGCcttgtggtttccattatatccagggtttacggtttggttcaatggttccagcacccctgcctcattcagcaggAATAGGGATGGAATGTTGGAAACAGAAGATTCTGTGGCCGTTGCAAATGACAACTGACGATAAAGACAATACCTAAAATGTACACAGTGCTTTTCAGTCGAAGAAGAGCTATTTGAAAGGGCTCCTCCTGAAAGAGCAATAGGGCTGATTTTCTGCTCCAGGTGAGCTCTACTTAGTAAGGAATGGAAAGAGAGGCAAAAGTGATTAATCATCCTCACCATTATAAAAGGCCTTCAAACCTTCTAAGCACCTGCCTAGTCTGGCCCTGTCTCCAGCATAAGTTGAACAGCCTCAGAGCTAATAGTCTTCTGTGTTGAAATGAGTCTAGAGGGGCGGGTACAGATGCTGAAGACAGCTCCTTATTGCCTTGCCCTCTgcctctcagccctggtctacatacACAATTTAGATtgacctagatcaggggtcggcaacctttgagaaatggtgtgccaagtcttcagtaatttaaggttttgcataccagtaataaattttacatttacaggggcccccagactggcagcgggctgagcggggccggcggcagggaccctggctggcagggggtggcagaTAGAACCCCAGACCCACAGCGGGCTGAACAGCTCATCCTGCtaccggtctggggttctgtccactggcccctgccagccggAGTCCCGGCTGCTGGCTCCACTCAGCCCGCGGCCAGCCCGGGGTTCCGTCtatccaggccagcagcgggatGAGCGGagctggcggccgggaccccagaccgtcAGCacgctgagctgctcagcccactgctggtctggggttccgcccaccggcccctgccagccagggtcccagctgccggccccgctcagcccactgccagctggGGGTTCCGTCCATTCAGGCcgacagcgggctgagcgggactgggaccctggctggcaaggggccaacGGCCAGAACCCTGCACTGGCAGTGGGATGAGTGGAGCtggtggatggaaccccagaccagtggcAGGATGAGCGGCTGAGCCAGCTGACAGTCTGGAGTTCtggctgccggctcctgccagccagggtcctggccgtTGGCCCCACTCAACCCGATGCTGGCCTAGGATTCTGTtcacccaggcaggcagcgggcgagcggggccggtggccgggaccccggctggcaaaagcgtgccagtaaaaatcggctcgcgtgccgcaggttgccaatccctgacctAGATCCATcacttggggtgtgaaaaattcataatTAAAGCTTAATTTAATAATAACCATAATTAAAGCAGCCAAGcctgctgtgtagacatggcTAGGTCAACGAAAGGCTTGCGGAAGCAGATTATCTACATTGACTGAACTCCCCTGCCATCCTGATAGGATATTTTATCCACACCTATATCAGACCTGTTCAGCTACAGCTTTAATGGAGCAATTAGTACTAAATTTAAGCTTGCCTCATTCTTGTACCCAGGGCTCCATTTTCAGGCGTGTGGCAGGGGGGATTACTTTATATGTCCACCATTTACCCCATGCCACCTCACCCAGATTTTTGCCTGCAGGATGGGGACACAACTTTGCTGGGTGGAGTCCAGCCTTCTACACCATTCCCTCCTCCGGCGGCCCAACAGCCGCCTTCCAGGCACGTCAGAGAATGGCAGCAACGAGTGCAGCCTCCGCTACGGAGTAGCTCTCACGGCTCCGTCCCCTCCGGCGTCGCCCCGCTTGGCGCATGGCAACGCGCGGCTCGCAGACGGGCGCGCACGTGGGTGTCATTCACCCCTGTGCCCAGCACCAGCGCAAGGCCGTGGAGCGCGGCGCATGGGACGCGTCCCCCTCCCGCTCCCGTCTGGCTGGCGTCTCcggcggggggggcggcgcttcCAGGGTGACAGACGGGTCTAGGCCACAGTCTAGTGCGCACGCGTCAGTTCCGGCGGGGACGGGagagcggcgcggcgcggcgcgtgGGTAGGAAACGCCGCGGCGGCGGGGCAGAGAAACATGGCGGCGGCCGCGCAGCTCACGGATGAGGAGCTGTTCTCGGAGCTTAGGCGCTTCGGCCTCTCCCCAGGGCCGGTCACCGAGAGCACCCGGCCCGTCTACCTGAAGAAGCTGAAGAAACTGCGGGAGGACGAGCGGGCCGGAGCCCGCGGCAGCGCCAACAAGACCCGGAACAGCAACAACAATAACACGGGGGCCGGGGCAGCGCCGGGCGAAGGCGGCGGCAGAGCGGCCCCGGGCATGGGGGCCCGGCTGGCCAGCCCCGACCAGCCCTACTTGCCGGGCGGCGCAGGCGGGGGCAGCCGGAGCCGCGCAGCACCCCCTGCCGGGGGCGGCAAAGTGCTGCTGGGTTTCAGCTCGGACGAGTCGGATGTGGAGGCCAGTCCCAGGAGCCAGGCCGGCGCCgggggcggcagcagcagcagccggagggAGCGGGCGTCGCCCCCAGTCCGCGGCTTGAGGCCCTCAGCCTCCCATGGAGCCTGCAGCGAGAGGAACAGTTTCCTCCCTGAGGCGGGCAGGAGGAAGCCCAGTGCCTGGTGGGGGGCGGTGGCCAGGAGACCGACGGCCACGGCGGAGGCCCAGACTCAGGGCATGCGGGAGCCTGGGGAAGGAGCGGAGGAAGAGGACGGGGAGGAGCGGCAGTGGAAGAACCGGACTGTGAATGGTAATAGGCACCCCTCCCTTGGCGGCAGGGCCGAGTATTCCGActcggaggaggagggggggagagccAAGCAGCAGGTATTGAAGGAGGAGACAGCACCCCGCCAACACCGGGGCAGACGGAGCTTGAGCAAATCTCCTGCCCCAATCACGGCTAGCAAATGTGCTGCAGCCGGCGCTGGCATGATGGAGACGGGCCAGCAAAGGGCTGGAGGAGGCGGCGGTGCTGGTGTAATCGCAATGAATGACAGGGCGGAGGCGGCTGCTGCTGGAAGTCTAGACAGGGGCAGAaatcaggaggaggaggcagcggtGAGGAGGGGGGGAGATTGTGAAAACTTGGACACCAGCCCTTCCATCCCCAGATACCGCAGCACCTCCTCCAAGAATTCCCCTCCACTCTTGCTACTGCCGCAGCTCACAGACATGGACAGCAGCAAAAGCAGTGACCCTCTGGGCACTGTTAGGAAAGCAGCCAATAATCATGTTCTCAGCGGCGCTGCTGGTGGCTTTAATATTGAACCCAGGATTTATTCAGCTACcaacagcctccccctgggtgctgccaccccctctTCCCTTAGAATCAATCACTCCAACCACACGGGCTCTAATCACACCTACCTGAAAAACACCTATAAGCAAAAGCTTTCTGAGCCAGAGGAGGAGCTTCTCCAACAGTTCAAGAGAGAGGAGGTATCCACCACCGGAGGCTTCAGTGCACATTACCTGTCCATGTTTCTCTTAACTGCTGCATGCTTGTTTTTTCTGATACTGGGACTCATGTACGTGAGAATGAGAGGTTCGGGAGTAGCCGAGCATGGGGAAGTCAACAGTAAGTATTAGCTCAAGGGTAAGGGGGGTCTCTTATTGTAATGGGGCATACACTTACCCGGTGCTATTTTGTGCTTTAACACTTTTCACTTCAGGGTCTTGACAGCATAATCTTCCCAGTGCATCTGTAGTATAGGTAAGTAGTGTTCCCACTTCCTGATGtgtaaattgaggcacagaaggattatgacttgctcaaggtgacCCATGAGTCTATTTGACAA
Proteins encoded:
- the LEMD3 gene encoding inner nuclear membrane protein Man1 isoform X2; this encodes MAAAAQLTDEELFSELRRFGLSPGPVTESTRPVYLKKLKKLREDERAGARGSANKTRNSNNNNTGAGAAPGEGGGKVLLGFSSDESDVEASPRSQAGAGGGSSSSRRERASPPVRGLRPSASHGACSERNSFLPEAGRRKPSAWWGAVARRPTATAEAQTQGMREPGEGAEEEDGEERQWKNRTVNGNRHPSLGGRAEYSDSEEEGGRAKQQVLKEETAPRQHRGRRSLSKSPAPITASKCAAAGAGMMETGQQRAGGGGGAGVIAMNDRAEAAAAGSLDRGRNQEEEAAVRRGGDCENLDTSPSIPRYRSTSSKNSPPLLLLPQLTDMDSSKSSDPLGTVRKAANNHVLSGAAGGFNIEPRIYSATNSLPLGAATPSSLRINHSNHTGSNHTYLKNTYKQKLSEPEEELLQQFKREEVSTTGGFSAHYLSMFLLTAACLFFLILGLMYVRMRGSGVAEHGEVNIKNPISEQLEEIKANEKSLMMNSLYKLHDRLAQVAGDHDCGNSIQRNLSVQETAAYLKSLGPEYEKVLNTALQWIMSRGEDVGIKCIGNDPSEELNNVTDVKYLESTRPQMSFRCRFRRAFITVTHRLSILLLGIGMVWGVLHYMKYRWTKEEEETRQMYDMVVKIIDVLRSHNEACQENKDLQPYIPIPHVCDSLIPPQDRNKMKKVWNRAVDFLAANESRVRTETRRIGGADFLVWRWIQPSAACDKILVIPSKVWQGQAFHLDRRNSPPNSLTPCLKIRNMFDPVMEIGDHWHLAIQEAILEKCSDNDGIVHIAVDKNSREGCVYVKCLSPEYAGKAFKALHGSWFDGKLVTVKYLRLDRYHHRFPQALTCNTPLKPSNKHMNSMSHLRLRTGTTNSQGSS
- the LEMD3 gene encoding inner nuclear membrane protein Man1 isoform X1; its protein translation is MAAAAQLTDEELFSELRRFGLSPGPVTESTRPVYLKKLKKLREDERAGARGSANKTRNSNNNNTGAGAAPGEGGGRAAPGMGARLASPDQPYLPGGAGGGSRSRAAPPAGGGKVLLGFSSDESDVEASPRSQAGAGGGSSSSRRERASPPVRGLRPSASHGACSERNSFLPEAGRRKPSAWWGAVARRPTATAEAQTQGMREPGEGAEEEDGEERQWKNRTVNGNRHPSLGGRAEYSDSEEEGGRAKQQVLKEETAPRQHRGRRSLSKSPAPITASKCAAAGAGMMETGQQRAGGGGGAGVIAMNDRAEAAAAGSLDRGRNQEEEAAVRRGGDCENLDTSPSIPRYRSTSSKNSPPLLLLPQLTDMDSSKSSDPLGTVRKAANNHVLSGAAGGFNIEPRIYSATNSLPLGAATPSSLRINHSNHTGSNHTYLKNTYKQKLSEPEEELLQQFKREEVSTTGGFSAHYLSMFLLTAACLFFLILGLMYVRMRGSGVAEHGEVNIKNPISEQLEEIKANEKSLMMNSLYKLHDRLAQVAGDHDCGNSIQRNLSVQETAAYLKSLGPEYEKVLNTALQWIMSRGEDVGIKCIGNDPSEELNNVTDVKYLESTRPQMSFRCRFRRAFITVTHRLSILLLGIGMVWGVLHYMKYRWTKEEEETRQMYDMVVKIIDVLRSHNEACQENKDLQPYIPIPHVCDSLIPPQDRNKMKKVWNRAVDFLAANESRVRTETRRIGGADFLVWRWIQPSAACDKILVIPSKVWQGQAFHLDRRNSPPNSLTPCLKIRNMFDPVMEIGDHWHLAIQEAILEKCSDNDGIVHIAVDKNSREGCVYVKCLSPEYAGKAFKALHGSWFDGKLVTVKYLRLDRYHHRFPQALTCNTPLKPSNKHMNSMSHLRLRTGTTNSQGSS